The proteins below come from a single Papaver somniferum cultivar HN1 chromosome 11, ASM357369v1, whole genome shotgun sequence genomic window:
- the LOC113321838 gene encoding pre-mRNA-splicing factor SYF1-like has translation MSIPLELYPSQDDLLYEEEILRNPFSLKLWWRYLIARNESPFKKRSVIYERALKALPGSYKLWYAYLRERLEIVRNLPVTHSQHESLNNTFERALVTMHKMPKIWVMYLQTLTEQKLVTRTRRTFDRALCALPVTQHDRIWGPYLYFVSQRGIPIETSLRVYRRYLKFDPTHIEDFIEFLVNSELWQEAAERLAGVLNDDRFYSIKGKTKHQLWLELCNLLTSHATEVSGLKVDAIIRGGIRKFTDEVGRLWTSLADYYIRRGLFEKARDVFEEGMTTVVTVRDFSVIFDGYSRFEESVLAAHMESLDIGDEEENNQDKEEKDERFDTKVSLAKFTYKTLHGFWCNDDNDVDLRLARLEHLMDRRPELANSVLLRQNPHNVEQWHRRVKLFEGNPTKQILTFTEAVRTVDPMKAVGKPHTLWISFAKLYVEHNDIANARVIFDKAVQVNYKTVDNLASVWCEWAEMELKHKNLEGARELMRRATAEPSVEVKRRVAADGNEPVQMKLHKSVRLWTLYVDLEEGLGTLESTRAVYERILDLKIATPQIIINYASLLEEHRYFEDAFKVYERGVKIFKYPHVKDIWVTYLSKFVKRYGKSKLERARELFEQAVEMAPADNAKPLYLQYAKLEEEHGLAKRAMKVYDQAAKALPDKEKLQMYEIYIARAAEFFGVPKTREIYEQAIESGLPSEDVKTMCMKYADLEKSLGEIDRARAIYIFSSQFADPRSDNDFWSRWHDFEVQHGNEDTFREMLRIKRSVSASYSQTHFILPENLMQKDSRLNLEETVDTLKRAGVPEDEMANLERQLAPAAQDNSTRRLGFVSAGVESQSGVIRTPDGGRKVVADQDAIELPEDDDEEEGDKEVEIAQRDVPAAVFGDLAQKVAEEVGEDGDARKRESDSKLGALERMKRHKKG, from the exons ATGTCGATCCCTCTGGAGTTATATCCGAGCCAAGATGATCTCCTCTATGAAGAAGAAATTCTCAGAAATCCCTTCAGTCTAAAGCTATGGTGGAGATATCTAATTGCTCGCAATGAATCTCCCTTCAAAAAAAGGTCAGTAATTTATGAACGAGCTTTAAAAGCTTTACCTGGTAGTTACAAACTCTGGTATGCTTATCTAAGAGAACGATTAGAGATAGTACGAAATCTGCCTGTAACGCATTCTCAGCATGAGAGTTTGAACAATACATTCGAAAGAGCTTTAGTTACTATGCATAAGATGCCAAAGATTTGGGTAATgtatttgcaaaccctaactgaacAGAAACTAGTAACCCGTACTCGTAGAACTTTTGATAGAGCATTATGTGCATTACCAGTGACCCAACATGATAGAATTTGGGGACCTTATCTGTATTTTGTGAGTCAGAGAGGGATTCCGATTGAGACTTCACTTAGGGTTTATAGGAGGTATTTGAAATTCGATCCGACTCATATTGAagattttattgagtttttggtGAATTCTGAGTTATGGCAAGAAGCTGCTGAAAGATTAGCTGGGGTTTTGAATGATGATAGGTTTTATAGTATTAAAGGGAAGACGAAACATCAGTTGTGGCTTGAATTGTGTAATTTGCTTACTAGTCATGCAACAGAGGTGTCAGGTTTGAAAGTTGATGCAATTATTAGAGGTGGGATTAGGAAGTTTACTGATGAGGTTGGTAGGTTGTGGACATCTTTGGCGGATTATTATATTCGTAGAGGGTTGTTTGAGAAGGCGAGGGATGTATTTGAGGAGGGAATGACCACTGTGGTAACCGTTAGAGATTTCAGTGTGATTTTTGATGGGTATTCTCGATTTGAAGAGAGTGTACTTGCTGCACATATGGAGTCATTAGatattggtgatgaagaagaaaataatcaGGATAAGGAAGAGAAAGATGAACGTTTtgatactaaagtttcattagctaagtttacatacaaaACTCTTCATGGGTTTTGGtgtaatgatgataatgatgttgatTTGAGGTTAGCTCGACTAGAACATCTTATGGATAGAAGGCCTGAGCTTGCTAACAGTGTTCTTCTGCGGCAAAATCCTCATAATGTTGAACAATGGCATAGAAGGGTTAAGCTCTTCGAGGGTAATCCGACAAAGCAAATACTGACGTTCACTGAAGCTGTAAGAACTGTGGATCCCATGAAAGCTGTTGGTAAGCCTCACACTCTATGGATTTCTTTCGCCAAGCTGTATGTAGAGCACAACGATATTGCAAATGCAAGAGTGATCTTTGATAAGGCAGTGCAAGTTAATTACAAAACGGTAGATAATCTGGCCAGTGTTTGGTGTGAATGGGCCGAAATGGAACTGAAGcacaaaaacttggaaggagCACGGGAGCTAATGAGACGTGCAACAGCAGAGCCTTCAGTGGAGGTTAAACGGAGAG TTGCTGCTGATGGTAATGAACCAGTGCAGATGAAGTTGCATAAATCCGTGAGGTTGTGGACCTTGTATGTGGATCTAGAGGAGGGTTTGGGAACTCTGGAGTCCACCCGTGCAGTGTATGAGCGGATACTCGATTTGAAAATAGCTACACCACAAATTATAATAAATTATGCAAGTTTATTGGAG GAGCATAGATACTTCGAGGATGCGTTTAAAGTTTATGAAAGAGGAGTCAAGATATTTAAATATCCACACGTTAAGGATATTTGGGTCACATATCTCTCCAAATTTGTCAAACGATACGGAAAATCAAAGTTGGAAAGGGCAAGGGAGTTGTTTGAGCAAGCAGTTGAAATG GCCCCTGCTGATAATGCGAAGCCACTGTATTTGCAATATGCAAAACTAGAAGAGGAACACGGTCTTGCTAAGCGCGCGATGAAAGTCTATGACCAAGCAGCAAAAGCTTTACCTGACAAGGAGAAGCTGCAAATGTATGAGATTTACATAGCCCGCGCCGCGGAGTTTTTTggtgttcctaaaacaagggagATATATGAG CAAGCCATAGAATCTGGGTTGCCAAGTGAAGATGTCAAGACTATGTGCATGAAATATGCAGACCTTGAGAAGAGTTTAGGAGAAATTGATCGCGCTCGTGCTATATACATTTTCTCATCACAGTTTGCTGATCCACGATCAGACAATGATTTCTGGAGTAGATGGCATGATTTTGAGGTGCAGCACGGGAATGAGGATACATTCAGAGAAATGCTTCGAATAAAGAGGAGTGTTTCTGCTAGTTACAGCCAG ACTCATTTCATTCTCCCAGAGAATTTAATGCAGAAGGATTCAAGGTTGAACCTTGAGGAAACTGTGGACACACTCAAACGTGCTGGAGTCCCCGAAGATGAAATGGCTAACCTTGAGAGGCAGTTAGCACCTGCAGCTCAAGATAACAGTACTAGAAGACTGGGTTTTGTAAGTGCAGGAGTTGAATCACAATCTGGTGTCATCCGTACACCAGATGGTGGGAGGAAGGTTGTTGCAGACCAGGATGCGATTGAATtacctgaagatgatgatgaggaggagggcGATAAAGAAGTTGAAATCGCACAAAGAGATGTCCCTGCTGCGGTGTTTGGGGATTTGGCACAGAAGGTAGCAGAGGAGGTGGGTGAAGATGGGGATGCCAGAAAGAGGGAGAGTGACAGCAAACTTGGCGCCCTTGAAAGAATGAAGAGGCACAAGAAGGGGTAG